CGGCGGCCCTGGAGGTTCCTCCAGGCGGCGACCCTCCGCGCGGTGGTGCCGTCGGAGCCAACGATGAGACCGGAGAGCGGCCCGAACGCGCCACCGACTACCCTTGCCAACCGTGAAGGTCCTCGTCATCGGCGGCGGCGCCCGCGAACACGCCCTGTGCCGCTCTCTGTCCCAAGATCCCGCCGTCACCGAGCTGCACTGCGCCCCGGGTAACGCCGGGATCACGCAGGTGGCGACGGTCCACCAGGTCGACCAGCTGGACGGTGCGGCAGTCGCCGCGCTCGCCCGGCGGCTGACCGCCGACCTGGTCGTGGTCGGCCCGGAGGCCCCGCTCGTCGCGGGCGTCTCCGACGCCGTGCGTGCGATCGGCGTTCCCGTCTTCGGTCCGTCCGGAGAGGCCGCCCAGCTGGAGGGCTCCAAGGCCTTCGCGAAGGACGTGATGGCGGGCGCCAACGTGCCCACCGCCCGGTCCTACGTCTGCACCACCCCGGCCGAGGCCGCCGAGGCGCTGGACGCCTTCGGCGCCCCGTACGTGGTCAAGGACGACGGCCTGGCCGCCGGCAAGGGCGTGGTGGTCACCTCCGACCGCGCCGAGGCGCTGGCGCACGCCGCCTCCTGCGAGCGCGTGGTGATCGAGGAGTACCTCGACGGCCCGGAGGTCTCGCTGTTCGCCGTCACCGACGGCACCACCGTGCTGCCCCTGGTGCCCGCGCAGGACTTCAAGCGCGCGCTGGACGGCGACGAGGGCCCCAACACCGGCGGCATGGGCGCGTACTCGCCGCTGCCCTGGGCCCCCGAGGGCCTGGTGGCGGAGGTCCTGGAGAGCGTGCTGCAGCCGACCGTGGACGAGCTGCGCCGCCGGGGCACCCCGTTCTCCGGCCTGCTCTACGCCGGTCTCGCGCTGACCTCGCGCGGTACCCGGGTGATCGAGTTCAACGCGCGCTTCGGCGACCCGGAGACCCAGGTCGTCCTGGCCCGGCTGAGGACCCCGCTGGCCGGCGTGCTGCTGGCCGCCGCGAACGGGACGCTCGGTGAGCTGGAGCCGCTGCGCTGGGACGACGGCGCCGCCGTCACCGTGGTCATCGCCTCCGAGGGCTACCCGGCCGACCCGCGCACCGGGGACCCGATCGAGGGCCTGGCCGAGGCGGAGGCCGCCGACGGCACCGCGTACGTGCTGCACGCCGGTACCCGGGCGGACGGCAGCGGCCAGGTGCTCAGCGCCGGCGGCCGGGTGCTGTCGGTCACCGCGACCGGTGCGGACCTCGCCGAGGCCCGCACCCGGGCCTATGACGCGCTGG
The sequence above is drawn from the Kitasatospora sp. NBC_00315 genome and encodes:
- the purD gene encoding phosphoribosylamine--glycine ligase, producing MKVLVIGGGAREHALCRSLSQDPAVTELHCAPGNAGITQVATVHQVDQLDGAAVAALARRLTADLVVVGPEAPLVAGVSDAVRAIGVPVFGPSGEAAQLEGSKAFAKDVMAGANVPTARSYVCTTPAEAAEALDAFGAPYVVKDDGLAAGKGVVVTSDRAEALAHAASCERVVIEEYLDGPEVSLFAVTDGTTVLPLVPAQDFKRALDGDEGPNTGGMGAYSPLPWAPEGLVAEVLESVLQPTVDELRRRGTPFSGLLYAGLALTSRGTRVIEFNARFGDPETQVVLARLRTPLAGVLLAAANGTLGELEPLRWDDGAAVTVVIASEGYPADPRTGDPIEGLAEAEAADGTAYVLHAGTRADGSGQVLSAGGRVLSVTATGADLAEARTRAYDALASIRLKGGQHRTDIALKAAR